From Methanococcus maripaludis, one genomic window encodes:
- a CDS encoding class I SAM-dependent methyltransferase → MPHLWRQAISGIEITVAEDEIFTDKYSHYMVIHDPLKTKFNKNREELNRRFCNNIGVSVVSYIRKEGDMHYVRGLMAENGANIYGILPYTSFDQINEAKFPQTSMEPRKMEAFSSILPSLNGKNILDVGCGIGSLAINMAKVKPESTIYGIDIIDGSIEQCKLNARIEGVTNTNFAVASAYELPFEDEYFDTVTCFFMLHHLNDVAKALQDIKRVLKPSGEVFAVEPIDHFHGVQRGPEDWKALFLEAGYSVKSWEKNAVSYIHAVLK, encoded by the coding sequence ATGCCACATTTATGGAGGCAGGCGATAAGCGGTATTGAAATTACGGTTGCAGAAGACGAAATTTTTACCGATAAATACTCACATTATATGGTAATACATGACCCCCTGAAAACAAAGTTTAATAAAAATAGAGAAGAATTAAACAGAAGGTTTTGTAATAATATTGGAGTTTCTGTTGTAAGCTACATTCGAAAAGAAGGAGATATGCATTATGTAAGGGGATTAATGGCTGAAAATGGTGCTAATATCTATGGTATTTTACCATATACCTCTTTTGATCAAATTAACGAAGCAAAGTTTCCACAAACTTCTATGGAACCAAGGAAAATGGAAGCCTTCAGTAGTATCCTTCCATCACTAAACGGAAAGAATATACTTGATGTAGGCTGTGGCATTGGAAGTCTTGCAATAAATATGGCCAAAGTAAAACCGGAATCCACAATATATGGGATAGACATTATTGATGGTTCAATAGAACAGTGCAAATTAAATGCAAGAATTGAAGGCGTAACCAATACAAATTTTGCTGTAGCCAGCGCCTATGAATTACCTTTTGAAGATGAATACTTCGATACAGTGACCTGTTTTTTTATGTTGCATCATCTTAATGACGTAGCAAAAGCATTGCAAGATATTAAACGGGTTTTAAAACCATCCGGTGAAGTATTTGCAGTGGAACCAATTGATCATTTTCATGGTGTGCAAAGAGGTCCTGAAGACTGGAAAGCACTTTTTTTGGAAGCAGGTTATAGTGTAAAATCTTGGGAGAAAAACGCTGTCTCATACATCCACGCAGTTTTGAAATAA
- a CDS encoding TetR/AcrR family transcriptional regulator, with translation MKANIEDKRKAVMDAALKLFTERGFQGTSTAQISKEAGVATGTLFHYFPTKEDLINNLYFEVKGGLSRAMVKDLESQVSFKDRLKKIWDNLVRWGLDNHDEFLFVGQFCNSPYISNFTREEVMKEYVFLHTLVEEGLKEGHIKELPSELVMAMFYQNSRIVVEVISGYDSSKDENKLIDDGFEIIWNGLTRN, from the coding sequence ATGAAAGCAAATATCGAAGACAAAAGAAAAGCCGTTATGGATGCTGCTTTGAAACTTTTTACTGAACGTGGATTTCAAGGTACATCTACAGCCCAAATTTCAAAAGAAGCAGGAGTAGCTACGGGTACGCTCTTCCATTACTTTCCAACGAAAGAAGACCTGATAAACAATCTTTATTTCGAAGTAAAGGGTGGTTTGAGCCGAGCTATGGTAAAAGACCTCGAATCACAAGTTAGCTTTAAAGACCGTTTGAAGAAAATATGGGATAATCTAGTTAGGTGGGGCTTAGATAACCATGATGAGTTTCTTTTTGTTGGGCAATTTTGCAATTCTCCGTACATATCAAATTTTACTCGTGAAGAAGTTATGAAAGAGTACGTATTCTTACATACGCTTGTTGAAGAAGGTTTAAAAGAAGGACACATTAAAGAATTACCTTCAGAACTGGTCATGGCAATGTTTTATCAAAACAGCAGGATCGTTGTGGAGGTAATTTCTGGCTATGATTCATCCAAAGACGAAAATAAACTTATAGATGACGGGTTTGAGATAATCTGGAATGGGCTTACCAGAAACTAA
- a CDS encoding cupin domain-containing protein yields MTLSDELSNSTIFPKGEELPEFLSKYFSGKVWVNMLVGRDNEFNCPIGNVTFEPRCINNWHKHPGGQILLVTGGRGYYQEEGKPAQELKAGDVVEIPANVKHWHGAAPDSWFVHLSVETNSKAGPAEWLEPVSADEYNKLK; encoded by the coding sequence ATGACATTATCCGATGAGTTAAGCAATAGTACAATCTTTCCAAAAGGGGAAGAACTTCCAGAATTTTTGAGCAAGTATTTTTCCGGCAAAGTATGGGTTAACATGTTAGTTGGAAGGGATAACGAATTTAACTGCCCAATTGGCAATGTGACATTCGAACCAAGATGTATAAATAACTGGCATAAACATCCAGGAGGACAGATTCTGCTCGTTACTGGTGGCCGTGGTTACTATCAAGAAGAAGGAAAGCCTGCACAAGAACTTAAAGCTGGAGATGTAGTTGAAATTCCAGCAAATGTAAAACACTGGCACGGGGCAGCTCCTGACAGCTGGTTTGTACACCTTTCTGTTGAGACTAATTCAAAAGCAGGCCCTGCAGAATGGTTAGAACCAGTATCTGCGGATGAATATAACAAATTAAAATAA
- a CDS encoding alpha/beta hydrolase, whose product MESVKTTTVDPKTLTFKLSENVTVQKVMFKNKFGVEVAGHLYMSKDIDTSKKYPAIVIGTPYGGVKEQGAGIYGQNMAQRGFVALAFDESYNGESKGEPRHISSPDLFVEDFSAAVDFIGTRDFVDRERIGAIGICGSGGFSVTAAQVDPRIKAVATASMYDISSMFRDGFGKTLTDEQRDAMLSQMAEQRWTDFENESPLVPEGFPRTPADSIPEGLDPVTSEFFEYYAMKRGFHINAGASFTATSGISFMNFPLMNYIESISPRPLLFIIGENGHSNYYSEEAYERAAEPKELYIVPGARHIDLYDGGDNNYIPFDKLEGFFKENLK is encoded by the coding sequence ATGGAATCAGTAAAAACAACAACTGTAGATCCTAAAACTCTTACATTCAAATTAAGTGAAAATGTGACTGTTCAAAAAGTAATGTTTAAAAATAAATTTGGAGTGGAAGTTGCAGGACACCTTTACATGTCAAAAGATATTGACACATCTAAAAAATATCCTGCAATTGTTATAGGAACACCTTATGGTGGCGTAAAAGAGCAAGGTGCCGGAATATATGGGCAGAATATGGCACAAAGAGGTTTTGTTGCCCTTGCATTTGACGAATCATACAATGGTGAAAGCAAAGGGGAACCAAGACACATTTCATCTCCTGACTTATTTGTTGAAGATTTTAGTGCAGCAGTTGATTTTATCGGCACCAGAGACTTTGTAGATCGGGAAAGAATTGGGGCTATTGGAATTTGTGGAAGCGGAGGATTTTCAGTTACTGCAGCACAGGTTGATCCGAGAATCAAAGCAGTAGCAACCGCAAGTATGTATGATATTAGTAGCATGTTCAGAGATGGATTTGGAAAAACATTGACTGACGAACAACGTGATGCAATGTTATCTCAAATGGCTGAACAAAGATGGACTGACTTTGAAAATGAAAGCCCATTGGTGCCTGAAGGATTTCCGAGAACACCGGCAGATTCAATTCCAGAAGGATTGGATCCAGTTACAAGTGAATTCTTTGAATATTATGCAATGAAAAGAGGATTCCATATAAATGCAGGAGCTTCATTTACTGCGACAAGTGGAATATCTTTCATGAATTTCCCGTTAATGAATTACATTGAAAGTATCTCCCCACGACCACTTTTATTCATCATAGGGGAAAACGGCCATTCCAACTACTACAGTGAAGAAGCATACGAAAGAGCTGCTGAACCAAAAGAACTTTACATTGTGCCAGGTGCAAGACACATCGACTTGTACGATGGCGGAGACAATAATTACATTCCATTTGACAAGTTAGAAGGATTTTTCAAAGAAAATCTGAAATAA
- a CDS encoding AAA family ATPase, with amino-acid sequence MEVNIMPKMVICGRGGCGKSTLITLMAQKIEEQGKKVLIVDSDESN; translated from the coding sequence TTGGAGGTTAATATCATGCCTAAAATGGTTATTTGCGGCCGTGGTGGTTGCGGAAAAAGTACTTTGATTACATTAATGGCTCAAAAGATTGAAGAACAGGGAAAAAAGGTTTTAATTGTAGATTCTGATGAATCCAACTT